The following proteins come from a genomic window of Pseudomonas sp. WJP1:
- a CDS encoding class II fumarate hydratase — MSRIETDSLGQVEVPDEAYWGAQTQRSLVNFAIGDERMPLAVLHALTLIKKAAARVNDRNGDLPADIARLIEQAADEVLDGEHDDQFPLVVWQTGSGTQSNMNVNEVIAGRANELAGNPRGGKSPVHPNDHVNRSQSSNDCFPTAMHIAAAQAVQQHLLPAISELSGGLAELSARHMKLVKTGRTHMMDATPITFGQEISAFIAQLDYAERAIRSALPAVCELAQGGTAVGTGLNSPHGFGEAIAAELAALSGLPFITAPNKFAALAGHEPLTTLSGALKTLAVTLMKIANDLRLLGSGPRAGFAEVKLPANEPGSSIMPGKVNPTQCEALSMLACQVLGNDVTIGFAASQGHLQLNVFKPVIIHNLLQSIRLLADGCSNFQEHCIAGLEPDAGQMAEHLERGLMLVTALNPHIGYDKSAEIAKKAYSEGLTLRAAALQLGYLTDEQFDAWVRPENMLEAGAKG; from the coding sequence ATGAGCCGAATCGAAACCGACAGCCTGGGCCAGGTGGAAGTCCCGGATGAGGCCTATTGGGGGGCTCAGACACAACGCTCGCTGGTCAACTTTGCCATCGGCGACGAACGCATGCCGCTGGCGGTACTGCACGCCCTGACGCTGATCAAGAAAGCGGCGGCGCGGGTCAACGACCGTAACGGCGATTTGCCCGCCGACATCGCCAGGCTGATTGAGCAGGCGGCCGATGAAGTGCTCGACGGCGAGCATGACGATCAGTTTCCGCTGGTGGTCTGGCAGACCGGCAGCGGCACCCAGAGCAACATGAACGTCAACGAAGTGATCGCCGGACGTGCCAACGAACTGGCCGGCAACCCGCGTGGCGGCAAGTCCCCGGTGCACCCCAACGATCACGTCAACCGCTCCCAGAGCTCCAACGACTGTTTCCCCACGGCCATGCACATCGCCGCCGCACAGGCAGTGCAACAGCACTTGCTGCCGGCGATCAGCGAACTCTCTGGTGGCCTGGCCGAGCTGTCGGCCCGCCACATGAAACTGGTCAAGACCGGCCGCACCCACATGATGGACGCCACGCCGATCACCTTTGGCCAGGAGATCTCGGCGTTCATCGCCCAGCTCGATTACGCCGAACGGGCGATCCGCAGCGCGCTGCCGGCGGTCTGTGAACTGGCCCAGGGCGGTACGGCGGTCGGCACCGGGCTGAACTCGCCCCACGGCTTCGGTGAAGCCATTGCCGCGGAACTGGCCGCCCTGTCCGGCTTGCCGTTCATCACCGCACCGAACAAGTTTGCGGCGCTGGCCGGACACGAGCCGCTGACCACGTTGTCTGGCGCGCTGAAAACCCTCGCCGTGACCCTGATGAAAATTGCCAATGACCTGCGCTTGCTCGGCTCCGGCCCGCGCGCCGGCTTCGCCGAAGTCAAACTGCCGGCCAACGAGCCGGGCAGTTCGATCATGCCGGGCAAGGTCAACCCGACCCAGTGCGAAGCGCTGTCGATGCTGGCCTGCCAGGTCCTGGGCAACGACGTGACCATCGGCTTCGCGGCGAGCCAGGGTCACCTGCAGCTGAATGTGTTCAAGCCGGTGATCATCCACAACCTGCTGCAATCGATCCGCCTGCTGGCCGATGGCTGCAGCAACTTCCAGGAGCATTGCATCGCTGGCCTGGAGCCGGACGCCGGGCAAATGGCTGAGCATCTGGAACGCGGCTTGATGTTGGTGACGGCCTTGAACCCGCATATTGGTTATGACAAATCGGCGGAGATCGCCAAGAAGGCTTACAGCGAAGGGCTGACGTTGCGTGCGGCGGCGTTGCAGCTGGGGTATCTGACGGATGAGCAGTTTGATGCCTGGGTGAGGCCGGAGAATATGCTGGAGGCTGGGGCCAAGGGCTGA
- a CDS encoding DMT family transporter yields the protein MHVSSGRWVYGLLLALLTALLWGILPIKLKQVLLVMDPVTVTWFRLMVSGGCLFIYLAATRRLPSRKVLGPRGGWLVLMAVLGLVGNYVLYLMGLNLLSPGTAQLVVQMGPIMLLIASVFVFKERFSLGQGIGLLVLLIGFALFFNQRLSELLTSLSDYTAGVLLVLLASTVWTFYALGQKQLLTVWNSLQVMMVIYLFCGLLLTPWVHPLEALQLNPLQGWLLLACCMNTLIAYGAFAEALAHWEASRVSATLAITPLVTFGAVALAAWWWPEYVHAETINGLGYGGAVLVVLGSALVALGPSLIAGLKARKVRIAAS from the coding sequence ATGCACGTTTCATCGGGTCGCTGGGTTTATGGGCTGTTGCTGGCCTTGCTGACCGCGCTGTTGTGGGGAATCCTGCCGATCAAACTCAAGCAGGTACTGCTGGTGATGGACCCGGTCACGGTGACCTGGTTTCGCCTGATGGTGTCCGGTGGCTGCCTGTTCATCTACCTGGCGGCGACCCGGCGCCTGCCGAGCCGCAAGGTGCTCGGGCCACGGGGTGGCTGGCTGGTGCTGATGGCGGTGCTCGGCCTGGTGGGCAACTACGTGCTGTACCTGATGGGGTTGAACCTGCTCAGCCCCGGTACCGCACAACTGGTGGTGCAGATGGGCCCGATCATGCTGCTGATCGCCAGTGTCTTCGTGTTCAAGGAGCGTTTCAGCCTGGGGCAGGGGATTGGCTTGCTGGTATTGCTGATCGGCTTCGCGCTGTTTTTCAACCAGCGCCTGAGTGAACTGTTGACCTCGTTGAGCGACTACACCGCCGGTGTGTTGCTGGTGTTGCTGGCGTCCACGGTCTGGACCTTTTATGCGCTGGGGCAGAAGCAGTTGCTGACGGTGTGGAATTCGCTGCAGGTGATGATGGTGATCTACCTGTTTTGCGGGCTGTTGCTGACACCTTGGGTGCATCCGCTTGAAGCCCTGCAACTGAACCCGTTGCAAGGCTGGCTGTTGCTGGCGTGCTGCATGAACACCCTGATTGCCTATGGCGCATTTGCCGAGGCGCTGGCGCATTGGGAGGCTTCGCGGGTCAGTGCGACGCTGGCCATTACGCCCTTGGTGACTTTTGGCGCTGTTGCACTGGCTGCCTGGTGGTGGCCGGAGTATGTGCATGCCGAGACCATCAATGGTTTGGGTTATGGCGGGGCGGTGCTGGTGGTGCTGGGGTCGGCGTTGGTGGCGTTGGGGCCGTCATTGATTGCCGGGCTCAAGGCGCGCAAGGTGCGGATAGCGGCCAGTTAG
- a CDS encoding thiolase family protein, with the protein MREVVIVDSVRTGLAKSFRGKFNMTRPDDMAAHCVDALLARTGIDPASVEDCIVGAGSNEGSQGYNIGRNVAVLSRLGIGVAGMTLNRFCSSGLQAIAIAANQIASGCSDIIVAGGVESISLTMKSINTDHLINPLLKEQVPGIYFPMGQTAEIVARRYDVSREEQDLYALQSQQRTAKAQAAGLFDDEIVPMAVKYRVEDKVSGQVQILEGVVDHDDCNRPDTTLQSLAGLKPVFLEDGSVTAGNSSQLSDGASMTLVMSLEKALALGLKPKAFFRGFTVAGCEPDEMGIGPVFSVPKLLKAKGLHLGDIDLWELNEAFASQCLYARNRLEIDNDRYNVNGGSISIGHPFGMTGSRQVGHIVRELQRRNLRYGIVTMCVGGGMGATGLFEAVR; encoded by the coding sequence ATGCGTGAAGTGGTGATCGTCGACAGCGTGCGGACCGGCCTGGCCAAATCCTTTCGCGGCAAGTTCAACATGACCCGTCCCGACGACATGGCGGCGCATTGTGTCGACGCCTTGCTGGCGCGCACCGGGATCGACCCGGCCAGCGTCGAGGACTGCATCGTCGGTGCCGGCTCCAACGAAGGTTCCCAGGGCTATAACATCGGGCGCAACGTCGCGGTATTGTCGCGCCTGGGCATTGGCGTGGCCGGCATGACCCTCAACCGCTTCTGCTCGTCGGGCTTGCAGGCGATCGCCATTGCCGCCAACCAGATCGCATCCGGTTGCAGCGACATCATCGTTGCCGGTGGTGTCGAATCCATCAGCCTGACGATGAAAAGCATCAACACCGATCACCTGATCAACCCGCTGCTCAAGGAGCAGGTACCGGGGATCTACTTCCCGATGGGCCAGACCGCCGAAATCGTCGCTCGACGTTACGACGTCAGCCGCGAAGAACAGGACCTGTACGCCCTGCAAAGCCAGCAGCGTACTGCCAAGGCACAAGCGGCGGGGTTGTTCGACGATGAAATCGTGCCGATGGCGGTGAAGTACCGGGTGGAAGACAAGGTCAGCGGCCAGGTGCAGATTCTCGAAGGCGTCGTGGATCACGATGACTGCAACCGCCCGGATACCACCCTGCAAAGCCTGGCCGGGTTGAAACCGGTGTTCCTCGAAGATGGCTCGGTCACCGCCGGTAACTCGTCGCAGTTGTCCGACGGCGCCTCCATGACCCTGGTGATGAGCCTGGAAAAAGCCCTGGCGCTGGGCTTGAAACCCAAGGCGTTCTTCCGCGGTTTTACCGTGGCGGGCTGCGAACCGGACGAGATGGGCATCGGCCCGGTGTTCTCGGTGCCCAAGTTGCTCAAGGCCAAGGGCTTGCACCTGGGCGACATCGATTTGTGGGAACTGAACGAAGCCTTCGCGTCGCAGTGCCTGTACGCGCGTAACCGGCTGGAGATCGACAACGACAGGTACAACGTCAACGGCGGCTCGATCTCCATCGGCCACCCGTTCGGCATGACCGGTTCGCGTCAGGTCGGGCACATCGTTCGCGAGTTGCAGCGGCGCAATCTGCGTTACGGCATCGTCACCATGTGCGTGGGCGGCGGGATGGGGGCTACCGGGTTGTTCGAGGCTGTGCGCTGA
- the pap gene encoding polyphosphate:AMP phosphotransferase: MFESAEIDHAIDKETYDAEVPALREALLEAQFELRQQSRFPVIILINGIEGAGKGETVKLLNEWMDPRLIEVRTFDQQTDEELARPPAWRYWRMLPAQGRMGIFFGNWYSQMLQARVHGVIKDPRFDQSINGAERLEKMLCDEGALIFKFWFHLSKKQMKARLKALADDPLHSWRISPLDWQQSETYDRFVKYGERVLRRTSRDYAPWHVIAGKDAHYRSLVVGKILLEGLQGALKRPKIHPEKVNAAPVFPSVDQLNLLDSLDLTLNLAKGDYEEQLITEQARFSGLMRDKRMRRHALMAVFEGNDAAGKGGAIRRVAAALDPRQYNIVPIAAPTEDERAQPYLWRFWRHVPARGKFTVFDRSWYGRVLVERVEGFCTPADWLRAYGEINDFEEQLTDAGVIVVKFWLAIDKQTQLERFQEREEIPFKRFKITEDDWRNRDKWDDYRTAVGDMVDRTSTEISPWTLVEANDKRWARVKVLRTINRALEEAFEKSDKRKGK, translated from the coding sequence ATGTTCGAATCCGCTGAAATCGATCACGCCATCGACAAAGAAACCTACGACGCCGAGGTACCGGCCCTGCGTGAAGCCTTGCTTGAAGCGCAATTCGAATTGCGCCAGCAGAGCCGCTTCCCGGTGATCATCCTGATCAACGGCATCGAAGGCGCCGGCAAGGGCGAGACGGTCAAGTTGCTCAATGAATGGATGGACCCGCGCCTGATCGAGGTCCGCACCTTCGATCAGCAAACCGACGAAGAGCTGGCGCGACCACCGGCCTGGCGCTATTGGCGAATGCTTCCGGCCCAGGGCCGCATGGGCATCTTCTTCGGCAACTGGTACAGCCAGATGCTGCAGGCCCGGGTGCACGGCGTTATCAAGGACCCAAGGTTCGATCAAAGCATCAACGGCGCCGAACGCCTGGAAAAAATGCTGTGTGACGAAGGCGCCCTGATCTTCAAGTTCTGGTTTCACCTCTCCAAGAAACAAATGAAGGCACGCCTCAAGGCGCTGGCTGATGACCCGTTGCACAGCTGGCGCATCAGCCCGCTGGACTGGCAGCAGTCCGAAACCTACGACCGCTTTGTGAAGTACGGTGAACGCGTCTTGCGCCGTACCAGCCGTGACTATGCGCCGTGGCATGTGATCGCCGGAAAGGATGCGCATTATCGCAGCCTGGTGGTGGGGAAGATTTTGCTCGAAGGCCTGCAGGGCGCCCTGAAACGGCCGAAAATCCACCCGGAAAAAGTCAACGCCGCACCGGTGTTCCCAAGCGTCGATCAATTGAACCTGCTGGACAGCCTCGACCTGACCCTGAATCTGGCCAAGGGCGATTATGAAGAGCAGCTGATTACCGAGCAGGCGAGATTTTCCGGGTTGATGCGCGACAAACGCATGCGCCGCCACGCGTTGATGGCAGTGTTCGAGGGCAATGACGCGGCGGGCAAGGGCGGGGCGATTCGTCGAGTAGCCGCGGCACTGGACCCGCGCCAGTACAACATCGTGCCGATTGCCGCGCCCACCGAGGATGAACGGGCGCAGCCATATCTGTGGCGTTTTTGGCGGCATGTTCCCGCGCGGGGCAAATTCACCGTGTTCGACCGTTCCTGGTATGGCCGGGTGTTGGTTGAGCGCGTCGAAGGCTTCTGCACCCCGGCGGACTGGCTGCGTGCCTACGGTGAAATCAACGATTTTGAGGAACAGCTCACCGATGCCGGGGTGATCGTGGTCAAGTTCTGGCTGGCCATCGACAAACAGACGCAACTGGAGCGCTTCCAGGAGCGCGAAGAGATTCCGTTCAAGCGCTTCAAGATCACCGAAGACGATTGGCGCAACCGCGACAAGTGGGATGACTATCGCACCGCCGTCGGCGACATGGTTGACCGCACCAGCACGGAGATCTCGCCCTGGACCCTGGTGGAGGCCAATGACAAGCGCTGGGCCCGGGTCAAGGTGCTGCGCACCATCAACCGCGCACTGGAAGAGGCGTTCGAAAAGTCGGACAAGCGCAAGGGCAAGTAG
- the mnmC gene encoding bifunctional tRNA (5-methylaminomethyl-2-thiouridine)(34)-methyltransferase MnmD/FAD-dependent 5-carboxymethylaminomethyl-2-thiouridine(34) oxidoreductase MnmC: MKPVMPHAQIDWDDQGLPRSRVFDDVYFSDLSGLDETRYVFLEQNALRERFAALPAGGQLVIGETGFGTGLNFLCAWQLFEQHAVAGARLHFVSVEKYPLSLPDLQRALALWPELKPFADQLLAQYRAIHQGFQRLVLDSGRVTLTLLIGDALEQLPQLDAQIDAWFLDGFAPAKNPDMWTAELFAELARLAAPGSTISTFTSTGWVRRLLNAAGFKMKRTPGIGHKWEILRGTFLGWPAETPKPAVAKPWFARPTPLSGERRALVIGAGLAGCATAASLAARGWQVSLLERHAALAQEASGNPQGVLYLKLSAHGTALSQLIVSGFGYTRRLLEHLQRGVDWDDCGVLQLAFNAKEVERQAQLATAFPSDLLHTLDRAHAEARAGIALPAGGLFYPEGGWVHPPALCQWQAGQSNIELLTHHDVLELRRVDGGWQAWDGDRLLAEAPAVVLAGAAEIKRFTFSSELPLKRIRGQITRLAQTASSRALSTVVCAEGYVAPARLGEHTLGASFDFNSDDLTPTTAENLGNLQMLEEISQDLVARLGAHTLQADELEGRAAFRCTSPDYLPIVGPLADSQAFVDVYSALSKDARQIPDIPCPWLDGLYVNSGHGSRGLITAPLSGELIAAWLDDEPLPLPRAVAEACHPNRFTLRRLIRGKA, translated from the coding sequence ATGAAACCTGTAATGCCCCACGCCCAGATCGACTGGGACGACCAAGGGCTCCCGCGCTCGCGGGTGTTCGATGATGTGTATTTTTCCGACCTGTCGGGGCTGGACGAAACCCGCTATGTGTTCCTGGAACAGAACGCTTTGCGTGAGCGTTTCGCCGCGCTGCCGGCGGGTGGGCAATTGGTGATTGGCGAAACCGGGTTCGGTACCGGGTTGAATTTCCTGTGCGCCTGGCAGTTGTTCGAGCAGCACGCTGTGGCCGGTGCGCGACTGCATTTTGTCAGTGTCGAAAAATACCCGCTGAGTCTGCCCGACCTGCAGCGAGCGCTGGCGTTGTGGCCGGAACTCAAACCGTTCGCCGATCAACTGCTGGCGCAATACAGGGCGATCCACCAGGGCTTCCAGCGCCTGGTCCTGGATAGCGGCCGCGTCACGCTCACCTTGCTGATCGGCGATGCACTGGAGCAACTGCCGCAACTGGACGCGCAGATCGACGCCTGGTTTCTCGACGGTTTCGCACCGGCGAAAAACCCCGACATGTGGACCGCCGAACTGTTTGCCGAACTGGCTCGCCTGGCAGCGCCCGGCTCGACCATCAGCACTTTCACCAGCACCGGTTGGGTGCGCCGTCTGCTCAATGCCGCTGGCTTCAAGATGAAACGCACACCCGGCATCGGCCACAAATGGGAAATCCTGCGCGGCACCTTCCTCGGCTGGCCAGCAGAAACCCCGAAGCCCGCAGTGGCGAAGCCCTGGTTTGCCCGCCCGACCCCGCTCAGCGGTGAACGTCGCGCGCTGGTGATCGGTGCCGGGCTGGCCGGTTGTGCGACGGCCGCCAGCCTGGCTGCACGCGGTTGGCAGGTGAGTCTGCTGGAGCGTCATGCTGCGCTGGCGCAGGAGGCCTCGGGCAATCCACAAGGCGTGCTGTACCTCAAGCTGTCCGCCCACGGCACAGCGTTGTCGCAATTGATTGTCAGTGGGTTCGGTTACACCCGACGCTTGCTGGAGCATTTGCAACGAGGCGTTGACTGGGACGATTGCGGGGTCTTGCAACTGGCTTTCAATGCCAAGGAAGTCGAGCGCCAGGCGCAGTTGGCGACGGCGTTTCCCAGTGACTTGCTGCACACACTCGACCGGGCACACGCCGAGGCTCGCGCCGGTATCGCACTGCCTGCGGGAGGCCTGTTTTACCCTGAAGGCGGTTGGGTACATCCGCCTGCGTTGTGCCAATGGCAGGCCGGGCAGTCGAACATCGAACTGCTAACCCATCACGATGTGCTGGAGTTGCGCCGTGTGGACGGCGGTTGGCAAGCATGGGATGGCGACCGCTTGCTGGCCGAAGCACCTGCGGTGGTGCTGGCCGGCGCTGCCGAGATCAAGCGATTCACTTTCAGCAGCGAGTTGCCGCTCAAGCGCATCCGCGGACAAATCACCCGCTTGGCGCAAACAGCTTCAAGCCGGGCGCTGAGTACCGTGGTGTGCGCCGAAGGCTATGTCGCGCCGGCACGCCTGGGCGAACATACCCTGGGGGCGAGTTTCGATTTCAACAGCGACGACCTTACGCCGACCACGGCCGAGAATCTGGGCAACTTGCAGATGCTCGAAGAAATCTCGCAGGACCTGGTCGCCCGGCTCGGCGCGCACACCCTGCAAGCCGATGAACTTGAAGGCCGCGCCGCGTTTCGCTGTACCAGCCCGGATTACTTGCCGATTGTCGGGCCATTGGCCGACAGCCAGGCATTCGTCGACGTCTACAGTGCACTGAGCAAGGATGCCCGGCAAATCCCGGACATCCCCTGCCCCTGGCTGGATGGCTTGTACGTCAACAGCGGCCACGGTTCCCGAGGATTGATCACAGCGCCGTTGTCAGGCGAATTGATCGCCGCGTGGCTGGATGACGAACCGCTGCCGCTGCCCAGGGCTGTGGCGGAGGCCTGTCATCCTAACCGCTTCACTTTGCGTCGGTTGATACGCGGTAAGGCCTGA